In Haliaeetus albicilla chromosome 2, bHalAlb1.1, whole genome shotgun sequence, a single genomic region encodes these proteins:
- the PLEKHA8 gene encoding pleckstrin homology domain-containing family A member 8 → MEGVLYKWTNYLSGWQPRWFLLCGGILSYYDSQEDAWKGCKGSIQMAVCEIQVHPADNTRMDLIIPGEQYFYLKARNAVERQKWLVALGTAKACLTDSRTRKEKEFTENTEALKTKMSELRLYCNLLVQQVHKTKEASISGVSEPEREIDMGAQLKSTCDTFLKTLEECMQIANTAFTSELLHQTPPGSPHLAVLRTNKIKHSVLSSHTSMERQMELNPCENGSVKAEINHQEQTLIKSLECLNLETNEGSSDVSVEDHMTEDLAGIKEDGENKLQAVESCGAHKLLQSETNSLSGLTLCEEDRNENDSPTFFSVMSNRFSDIELREEEGIPTEEFLESCYAIVPVLDKLGPTVFAPVKMDFVGNIKKINQKFITNKEEFDTLQKIVLHEVNGGVAQVRNSATEALLWLKRGLKFLKGFLTEVKNGEKNIQTALNNAYGKTLRQHHGWVVRGVFALALRAAPTYEDFVAALSVEECDPQEETFYKGMQRDLNIYLPAMEKQLNILDTLYEVHGLESDEVV, encoded by the exons gctgGCAGCCTCGATGGTTTCTTCTCTGTGGTGGCATCCTGTCCTATTACGACTCTCAGGAAGATGCCTGGAAGGGTTGTAAGGGAAGCATCCAAATGGCCGTGTGTGAAATTCAAG TTCATCCTGCAGATAATACACGAATGGACCTGATCATCCCAGGGGAACAATACTTCTATCTGAAAGCAAGAAATGCAGTTGAAAGGCAAAAGTGGCTGGTTGCACTAGGAACTGCCAAAGCCTGTCTGACCGACAGCAGGACACgaaaggaaaaag agttcactgaaaacacagaagccTTGAAGACTAAAATGTCTGAACTTAGACTGTACTGTAACCTCCTTGTTCAGCAAGTGCATAAAACGAAGGAAGCCAGCATTTCTGGTGTATCAGAACCAGAG AGAGAGATTGATATGGGAGCTCAGTTAAAATCAACATGTGACACCTTCCTGAAGACTCTTGAAGAATGTATGCAGATTGCAAATACTGCCTTCACTTCTGAGTTATTGCATCAGACCCCACCTGGATCCCCACATTTAGCGGTCCTCAGAACAAACAAG ATAAAGCACTCTGTCTTGTCCAGTCACACCTCAATGGAAAG gCAGATGGAATTAAACCCCTGTGAAAATGGCTctgtaaaagcagaaatcaaCCATCAAGAGCAAACCCTTATTAAAAGTCTGGAATGTTTAAACCTGGAAACAAATGAGGGGAGCAGTGATGTTTCTGTTGAAGATCACATGACAGAGGATTTGGCAG GCAttaaagaagatggagagaaCAAGCTGCAAGCTGTAGAAAGCTGTGGTGCCCACAAGTTGCTGCAGTCCGAAACGAATTCTTTAAGTGGATTGACTCTGTGTgaggaagacagaaatgaaaatgattCTCCTACCTTCTTCAGTGTCATGAGCAATAG GTTCAGTGATATTGAACTTCGGGAGGAGGAGGGCATACCAACAGAAGAGTTTCTGGAGTCATGTTATGCAATTGTGCCTGTTCTGG aCAAGCTGGGACCAACTGTTTTTGCTCCTGTTAAAATGGATTTTGTAGGTAACATCAAG aaaataaaccagaaatttATAACCAACAAAGAAGAGTTTGATACCCTTCAGAAGATAGTGCTCCATGAAGTGAATGGTGGTGTAGCACAAGTTAGAAACTCTGCTACGGAGGCTCTCCTGTGGCTGAAAAG AGGCTTAAAGTTCTTGAAAGGGTTTTTAACAGAAGTGAAGAATGGGGAAAAGAATATCCAAACAGCTCTGA aCAACGCTTATGGAAAGACATTACGGCAGCACCATGGCTGGGTTGTCCGCGGGGTCTTTGCA TTAGCTTTAAGGGCAGCTCCAACGTACGAAGACTTTGTGGCAGCTCTGTCTGTAGAGGAGTGTGATCCTCAGGAAGAAACATTTTACAAAGGAATGCAGAGGGACCTCAACATTTACTTGCCAGCCATGGAAAAGCAGCTAAATATCTTGGACACTCTCTATGAAGTACATGGTTTGGAGTCAGATGAGGTGGTATGA